The following are encoded in a window of Roseimicrobium gellanilyticum genomic DNA:
- a CDS encoding glycosyltransferase: MHEASEFDPHVPPPRGEGRVVIFSRRRFSQKVYRSAFYEFENVIGTVDDVDYHAPAMLRARSASYLASRMADKIKFRLGLPSPPTTQVEESHLPGTYELGFAIFEYASEIPTIRSIANWKKNCRKTVCYLGEHWPHEFSKPQKRACFELLGQFDFIICHCPQVGQLESLTGRPCHHLPVGIDALRFCPRSLNAPRPIEVFSMGRRSPAIHQALMRDAEAGRVFYLYDTAAGFDVMNWREHRELIANNIKRSEFFVSFKHNVSLESLTGGVEAVGARLFEGAAGGAIQIGMAPDCDTFREYFDWEDAVIPMPYDCTHPLEFIKDLRWQPERLAAARRNSISNTLRRHDWSQRWKRILQLVDMPPMESLTQREKELARAECNLQGN, translated from the coding sequence ATGCACGAAGCTTCGGAGTTTGATCCGCATGTGCCCCCTCCCCGTGGCGAGGGACGTGTGGTCATCTTTTCGAGAAGGAGGTTCTCCCAGAAGGTCTACCGGTCAGCATTTTACGAATTTGAGAATGTCATTGGGACTGTTGACGACGTGGACTATCACGCTCCAGCGATGCTACGAGCAAGGTCTGCATCCTACCTGGCATCGAGAATGGCGGATAAGATCAAGTTCCGACTCGGGCTGCCCTCTCCGCCAACGACCCAGGTCGAAGAGAGCCATCTTCCGGGCACCTATGAGCTCGGGTTCGCCATCTTTGAGTACGCCTCTGAAATTCCCACCATCCGATCCATCGCGAACTGGAAAAAGAATTGCCGCAAGACTGTCTGCTACCTGGGTGAGCACTGGCCGCATGAGTTTTCAAAACCGCAGAAACGAGCGTGTTTTGAGTTGCTTGGCCAGTTCGACTTCATCATCTGCCATTGCCCCCAGGTGGGGCAGCTCGAATCGCTGACCGGGCGTCCGTGCCATCACCTTCCAGTGGGCATTGACGCGCTGCGCTTTTGTCCTCGCTCCCTCAATGCGCCGAGACCCATTGAAGTTTTCAGCATGGGTCGCCGTTCCCCCGCAATTCACCAGGCACTCATGCGCGATGCAGAAGCCGGCAGAGTATTCTATCTCTATGACACAGCGGCGGGCTTCGATGTGATGAACTGGCGGGAACACCGCGAATTGATCGCAAACAACATCAAGCGCAGCGAATTCTTCGTCAGCTTCAAGCACAACGTTTCACTTGAGTCCCTCACAGGAGGAGTTGAAGCGGTGGGCGCCCGGTTGTTCGAAGGAGCCGCAGGGGGGGCGATCCAAATCGGCATGGCGCCAGATTGCGATACCTTTCGGGAGTATTTCGACTGGGAAGATGCCGTGATTCCCATGCCCTACGATTGCACCCACCCGCTGGAGTTCATCAAAGATCTCCGCTGGCAGCCGGAACGCCTCGCGGCTGCGCGGCGGAACAGCATTTCGAACACGTTGCGCCGTCATGACTGGAGCCAGCGCTGGAAACGGATTCTCCAACTGGTTGACATGCCCCCCATGGAGTCCCTCACGCAACGCGAAAAGGAACTGGCCCGCGCGGAATGCAATCTGCAAGGAAATTGA
- the wecB gene encoding non-hydrolyzing UDP-N-acetylglucosamine 2-epimerase has protein sequence MKRRILVLLGTRPEAIKLAPVIMALRKREADFETVVCSTGQHREMLDQAMNAFGLKTDIDLGLMTPGQTLAGISSLAFAAIDRVLEEVKPDAILVQGDTTTAMCGAMCGFYRRIVVGHVEAGLRTGQIYSPFPEEVNRSIITKVASLHFVPTERSAENLRREGVSESQIHLTGNTVVDALQWVRAGLPKEAPAEVPAHVAADLQVKRLLLVTGHRRESFGEGMASMCRALRALADRHEDAVIVYPVHLNPNVRQQVFTILKDHPRVHLLEPVSYPTLLWLMEHSTLILSDSGGIQEEAPSFGKPLLVLRDTTERPEVIDAGCAMLVGTDEARIVAEANRLLEDADAYATMANRKNPFGDGTASEKIATALQRMVWSIAPLAALTQKFILQACATNHW, from the coding sequence ATGAAGCGACGTATCCTCGTTCTCCTCGGCACCCGTCCTGAAGCCATCAAGCTGGCCCCGGTCATCATGGCCCTGCGCAAGCGCGAAGCGGACTTCGAAACGGTGGTGTGCTCGACGGGACAGCACCGCGAGATGCTCGACCAGGCCATGAATGCCTTCGGCCTGAAAACAGATATTGATCTGGGATTGATGACACCGGGGCAAACGCTGGCAGGCATCAGCAGTCTCGCATTTGCTGCGATTGACCGCGTGCTCGAGGAGGTCAAACCTGATGCCATCCTCGTGCAAGGCGACACCACCACTGCCATGTGCGGCGCCATGTGCGGGTTCTACCGCCGCATCGTGGTCGGCCATGTGGAAGCCGGCCTGCGCACGGGGCAAATCTATTCGCCGTTCCCCGAAGAGGTGAACCGCAGCATCATTACCAAAGTAGCTTCCCTGCACTTCGTGCCCACCGAGAGGTCCGCGGAAAATCTCCGCCGTGAAGGTGTGTCAGAGAGTCAGATTCATCTCACGGGAAATACTGTCGTGGACGCGCTGCAGTGGGTGCGAGCCGGACTTCCCAAGGAGGCTCCTGCGGAGGTGCCCGCGCACGTGGCAGCGGATCTCCAGGTGAAACGCCTGTTGCTGGTCACGGGACATCGTCGCGAATCGTTCGGAGAAGGCATGGCCTCCATGTGCCGTGCCCTGCGTGCCCTGGCGGATCGGCATGAGGACGCGGTGATTGTCTATCCGGTGCACCTCAATCCCAATGTGCGGCAGCAGGTCTTCACCATCCTAAAGGACCACCCCCGCGTCCATCTGCTGGAACCGGTGAGCTACCCCACCCTGCTGTGGTTGATGGAACACTCCACGCTCATCTTGAGTGACAGCGGCGGCATTCAGGAAGAGGCACCCAGCTTCGGCAAACCATTGCTCGTCCTGCGCGACACCACGGAACGCCCCGAAGTGATCGATGCCGGGTGCGCGATGCTCGTGGGCACGGACGAGGCACGCATCGTCGCTGAGGCAAACCGACTCCTTGAAGACGCCGATGCCTACGCCACCATGGCCAATCGCAAGAACCCCTTCGGTGACGGCACGGCGTCAGAAAAGATTGCCACCGCACTCCAGCGCATGGTCTGGAGCATCGCCCCACTGGCGGCATTGACCCAAAAGTTCATTCTCCAGGCATGCGCCACGAATCACTGGTAA